TTGCAATTAAAAGAAGAAAATAATAGATGTATTTTTTTCTAAATTATTGATATTATGGATAATGCAAAAATTGCCCTTGTTAGTGGATTTGTAATATCTGTTGTTTTATCTATTGTCTTGGTTCTGATTAGGTGAATTAATCTTCATTGAGTAATTTCTGAATCATTCCATCAATATGATTTGCTTGTCCAAATGAAACATCTCTGAGAATGCCTTTTCTATCTACAAGAATCATTGAAGGTGTGCCTTGTAAGGCAAATTTTTCAAATGTTTCAGCCGAATATTCCTTTGATTTCATGTAACTTTTTACTCTTTCAATGATTTGATTTTTGTATTCTTCTGGCTGCGAATCAAAATCAGGAATCTGCGGATAAATAAACTCCATGATCTTTTCTTGACTGATTTCACCTGTAGTCTTTGTAAGATTGTCCATTGCTAATGGAAATGGAATTTTATAAGATAATTTGTTGCCTTCTTGTAGTTGCCCATATGTTGAAAGTGCTTCTTTGGTTTCACCAATTACTTCGCCTGTTTCAGCAAGCATTTTCAAATTTTCTAATGTGTTTTTATCAAAATCCTCAAAAGCAGTTGCTAAACCTAAAACTCGAACTCCTTCATCTTTGTATTTGTTATAGATGTTGATTGCTTCAGGAATTGCATGCATAAAACATCCTGGACAGTTTACTTGAAATACTTCTAATAATACAATGTGATCTTTTTCTTGATCAAAATTTGTTGGAGCACCTTGAACCCATTCTGATACTCCAAAATTTGGTGCTTTCTCACCTATTTTTACGCCCATGATGCATTATCTGATTTTTTCCATTAAATACATTCTCATCTGTTTTTGAATTTTTTCTCAAGTAACCTAATATAGGACGCAGAAAATTCCAAAACAAAATGCAGGTTATTACTGAAGATAGAATGGCACTTTTTGCTGAGATGGAATCAAAATATGAGCAAAAAGATACAGATTATTTTGTTTCTCTTTTAGATCATCCTGATTATGTAGTACGAACAAGAGTTGCATGTATTTTGGTTGATTTTGGAGGAGAAGATAAAGTTGCACATATTGCTAAAGTATTAAAAAATGATGAAAATGAATTAGTACGTCATGAAGCAGCTTTTGCATTAGGACAAATGTCTTACTCTAGTGCAATTCCTCCTTTAACTGATGCAACTCTTCATGATCCTAGCATGTTTGTACGTCATGAAGCTGCAATTGCTTTGGGTGTTGTTGGTTCTAAAGAAGCCAAAGAATCTCTTCAAAAAGCATTAGAAGATCCTGAGCAACCTGTAGTTGAATCTGCAATAGTTGCACTTTCTAATATTGAATTTATGGAAAAGTTAAGTAAGAATGAAAAGTTTGCAAAGTTAACAGGTGGATGAGATGAACTTTTCTTATGGA
This sequence is a window from Nitrosopumilus sp.. Protein-coding genes within it:
- a CDS encoding HEAT repeat domain-containing protein; its protein translation is MQVITEDRMALFAEMESKYEQKDTDYFVSLLDHPDYVVRTRVACILVDFGGEDKVAHIAKVLKNDENELVRHEAAFALGQMSYSSAIPPLTDATLHDPSMFVRHEAAIALGVVGSKEAKESLQKALEDPEQPVVESAIVALSNIEFMEKLSKNEKFAKLTGG
- a CDS encoding peroxiredoxin: MGVKIGEKAPNFGVSEWVQGAPTNFDQEKDHIVLLEVFQVNCPGCFMHAIPEAINIYNKYKDEGVRVLGLATAFEDFDKNTLENLKMLAETGEVIGETKEALSTYGQLQEGNKLSYKIPFPLAMDNLTKTTGEISQEKIMEFIYPQIPDFDSQPEEYKNQIIERVKSYMKSKEYSAETFEKFALQGTPSMILVDRKGILRDVSFGQANHIDGMIQKLLNED